The following proteins are encoded in a genomic region of Candidatus Aminicenantes bacterium:
- a CDS encoding glycosyltransferase has translation MKVHQFLTSYSYGDAIGNEALEIRNYLRGRGIESEIFSLFYHPRYAGQIIPYKEYANQASADNVTIYHFSIGSPVTKTFLRLPDRKVMIYHNITPHHFFLDYHRVLTKDCFKGRVELKSLVGKVDLALGDSAYNENELKELGFSPTGVLPLVMDFEKFSRPLVPVIRDIFTDIRTNILYVGRIIPNKRIEDVIRVFHFYQRFFNPNSRLLLVGEYRGFERYLSALQKMVSRLENAHVHFTGHVPEDELITYFRLAHLYLHMSEHEGFCAPVPESFHLDIPVVAFDAGAVAETMRGGGLLIHKKSFVQIAALLDRVLRDEGLRKRVLETQRRAVRGYRRDQTGRILLEHLKRLTGNHPSLDNNSGTPS, from the coding sequence ATCCGCAACTATCTTCGTGGCCGCGGCATTGAATCCGAAATTTTTTCGCTTTTCTATCACCCACGCTACGCCGGCCAGATTATCCCCTACAAGGAATACGCCAACCAGGCCAGTGCCGACAACGTGACCATCTATCACTTTTCCATCGGCTCACCGGTGACCAAGACCTTTCTGCGCCTGCCGGACCGCAAGGTCATGATCTACCACAACATCACGCCCCATCACTTTTTCCTCGACTACCACCGCGTTTTGACCAAGGACTGTTTCAAGGGCCGCGTGGAACTCAAAAGCCTGGTGGGGAAAGTCGACCTGGCGTTGGGGGACTCAGCGTACAACGAAAATGAGTTGAAAGAGCTGGGGTTTTCCCCCACGGGCGTGCTGCCCCTGGTAATGGACTTTGAAAAGTTTTCCCGCCCGCTGGTGCCCGTGATCCGCGATATTTTTACAGACATCCGCACCAACATTCTCTACGTCGGGCGCATTATTCCCAACAAGCGCATCGAGGATGTCATCCGAGTGTTTCATTTTTACCAGCGTTTTTTCAACCCCAATTCCCGCCTGCTGCTGGTGGGAGAGTACCGGGGTTTTGAACGCTACCTGTCGGCCCTGCAGAAAATGGTTTCCCGCCTGGAAAACGCCCACGTGCACTTTACCGGGCACGTGCCCGAAGATGAGTTGATCACCTATTTTCGCCTGGCCCACCTCTACCTGCACATGAGCGAGCATGAAGGATTCTGCGCCCCTGTTCCCGAAAGTTTCCACCTGGACATTCCCGTGGTGGCGTTCGATGCCGGAGCGGTGGCGGAAACCATGCGCGGCGGCGGCCTGTTAATACACAAAAAATCATTTGTTCAAATCGCCGCTCTGCTTGATCGCGTGCTGCGGGACGAAGGCCTGCGCAAACGGGTCCTGGAAACCCAGCGCCGGGCTGTTCGGGGATACCGGCGCGACCAGACCGGCCGGATTCTTCTGGAGCACCTCAAGCGGTTGACCGGCAACCATCCGTCACTGGACAACAACAGCGGCACGCCCTCATGA